The following are encoded in a window of Rosa chinensis cultivar Old Blush chromosome 4, RchiOBHm-V2, whole genome shotgun sequence genomic DNA:
- the LOC112196245 gene encoding putative pentatricopeptide repeat-containing protein At2g02150, which translates to MKPTEEEEEGFFLFIIIFPKMLLLLRTLFHTSCRVSSLRVRPKYPSSNSCFINASSSLSSSHGSLIASPLVWFTSFFCIIRFPFVTKSNPDMVQENLNVESLSRIVQLDYWDDPRIVSVFGSALAPIWVSRFLVELRKDPNLAFKLFKWAKTQTGFCHTTESYCILVHILFVGRMYIDAHEVIRELVLLSRGLPGFDVFDGLWETRNVCRPGFGVFDALFSVLVELGMLEKASECFLRMRKCRVLPKVRSCNALLHGLSKSGKGNLSRQFFKDMLGAGISPSVFTFNIMIGYTCKEGDLETARSLFAQMKQLGLTPDIVTYNSLIDGYGKVGLLDDSVCIFEEMKDVGCEPDLITYNALINCFCKFEKMPQAFNFLREMMSDGLKPNVITYSTLIDAFCKEGMMQEAIKIFIDMKRVGLSANEFTYTSLIDASCKAGNLSQALKFRNEMLEAGVSFNIVTYTALLDGLCEDGKMEEAEDVFREVLNSGIIPNQEICTALVHGYVKTKKMENATEFLKDIKGKGFKPDLLLYGTIIWVLCSQNKVEEAELVISEIKDCGLTANHFIYTTLMDAYFKKGNTNAALNVLQRMLDNNIEVSVVTYCALIDGLCKKGLLQEAITYFRTMSNIGLQPNVAVFTALIDGLCKGSCIEAAKELFNEMLDKGMIPDKAAYTTLIDGNLKHGNLEEALSMHRRMKEIGMELDLHAYTSLIWGLSHLGQMQQAKAFLDEMIGKGIIPDEILIVCLVRKYHELGNVDEAIKLQTEWQNRV; encoded by the coding sequence ATGAAGccaactgaagaagaagaagaaggcttcTTTctattcatcatcatcttccccaAGATGCTGTTACTTCTTCGCACTCTGTTCCACACAAGTTGCAGAGTCTCCTCCCTTCGAGTAAGACCTAAATACCCATCATCTAATTCCTGCTTTATCAATGCATCATCATCACTATCATCATCGCATGGTTCTCTTATAGCTTCCCCTCTGGTTTGGTTCACCAGTTTCTTCTGTATTATTCGCTTCCCATTTGTCACTAAATCCAATCCTGATATGGTTCAAGAAAACTTAAATGTAGAATCTTTGAGTCGAATTGTTCAGCTGGACTATTGGGACGACCCCAGAATTGTTAGTGTGTTTGGTTCGGCATTGGCGCCGATTTGGGTGTCAAGGTTTTTGGTGGAACTGAGAAAAGATCCCAACTTGGCATTCAAGTTGTTCAAATGGGCGAAAACCCAGACCGGGTTTTGCCACACTACTGAGTCTTATTGTATTTTGGTTCACATACTTTTTGTTGGTAGAATGTATATTGATGCCCATGAGGTTATTAGAGAGTTGGTGTTGTTGAGCCGGGGGTTGCCGGGTTTTGATGTGTTTGATGGGCTGTGGGAGACCAGGAATGTTTGTCGTCCGGGGTTTGGAGTGTTTGATGCCTTGTTTAGTGTTTTGGTTGAGCTAGGAATGCTTGAGAAAGCAAGTGAGTGCTTCTTGAGGATGAGGAAGTGTAGAGTTTTGCCGAAAGTGCGATCTTGTAATGCCCTTCTGCACGGGCTTTCGAAGTCAGGGAAGGGGAATTTGTCAAGGCAGTTTTTTAAGGATATGCTTGGGGCTGGGATTTCCCCTTCTGTTTTCACATTCAATATAATGATTGGATATACGTGCAAAGAAGGCGATTTGGAAACCGCAAGAAGCTTGTTTGCACAAATGAAACAGTTGGGTCTTACACCTGATATTGTGACATATAATTCTCTTATTGACGGATATGGAAAGGTTGGATTATTAGATGATTCAGTTTGCATATTTGAAGAAATGAAGGATGTAGGTTGTGAACCTGATCTAATAACATACAATGCTTTGATTAATTGTTTttgtaaatttgaaaaaatgCCTCAAGCTTTCAATTTTCTCCGCGAGATGATGAGTGATGGCTTGAAACCGAATGTCATAACGTATAGCACGTTGATTGATGCCTTCTGTAAGGAAGGGATGATGCAAGAGGCAATTAAGATTTTTATAGACATGAAACGAGTTGGTCTTTCAGCTAATGAGTTCACCTATACTTCTTTGATTGATGCAAGTTGTAAAGCTGGAAATTTGAGCCAAGCACTGAAGTTCAGAAATGAGATGTTAGAGGCAGGAGTTAGTTTCAATATTGTAACTTATACGGCTCTACTGGATGGGCTGTGTGAAGATGGAAAGATGGAGGAAGCAGAAGACGTTTTTAGGGAGGTGCTAAACTCTGGAATAATTCCTAACCAGGAAATATGTACCGCCCTTGTTCATGGGTATGTCAAGACTAAGAAGATGGAGAATGCTACAGAATTCTTGAAGGATATCAAGGGGAAAGGCTTTAAACCAGATTTGTTACTTTATGGAACCATCATTTGGGTCCTTTGCTCTCAAAATAAGGTTGAAGAGGCTGAGCTTGTAATCAGTGAAATCAAGGATTGTGGTTTAACTGCAAATCATTTCATTTACACAACACTTATGGATGCTTATTTCAAGAAAGGAAACACCAATGCGGCACTCAATGTTTTACAGCGAATGCTGGACAACAATATTGAGGTTAGTGTGGTAACATATTGTGCACTAATTGATGGTTTGTGCAAAAAGGGGTTGCTCCAAGAGGCCATTACTTATTTTAGGACGATGTCCAACATTGGCTTGCAGCCCAATGTTGCAGTTTTTACGGCCTTAATTGATGGTCTTTGTAAAGGTAGTTGCATTGAAGCAGCTAAGGAGCTGTTTAATGAAATGCTAGACAAGGGTATGATTCCAGATAAAGCTGCTTACACCACTCTAATAGATGGAAACTTAAAGCATGGAAATCTTGAGGAAGCTTTGAGCATGCACAGGAGAATGAAAGAAATTGGTATGGAGCTTGACCTGCATGCATATACTTCCTTGATTTGGGGGCTTTCTCACCTTGGTCAGATGCAACAAGCAAAAGCATTCCTTGATGAGATGATTGGGAAGGGTATAATTCCTGATGAGATTCTCATTGTTTGTCTTGTAAGAAAATACCATGAGCTAGGGAATGTGGATGAAGCCATCAAGTTGCAGACTGAATGGCAAAACAGGGTCTAA
- the LOC112198557 gene encoding uncharacterized protein LOC112198557, whose product MLSQTTSMDYERIQKPQVGGGGGFSPGKLRTMLLGVEKKRKEQEDSVSTFNLRSQASVFEVTGGADNCKDVDVVSVHPECSTSTAADLSGPEMMSDRRFKDNALGNFRARNQEDPSLDYDSGHDAMNVSASIFEFQKAERGTQRLPLAPFSKPAPSKWDDAQKWIASPTWSRPKSGQAVGLRKAGTLGNGSRQPTTKVVVEVPDPKVANFDEPDTKRIDTNQAKMESAGQKFVSWEADPYHSADSYGKPVLMIENSVGESAINLSRLDSSGAFHGTTTFIPPPSTARSVSMRDMGTEMTPIASQEPSRTGTPVGATTPIRSPTNSRPSTPTRATQASSLIAPFIDHIDPNKELSEKEKTRREIMALGTQLGKMNIAAWASKEEDKDASTSVKSAPEEQLANSVIETRAAAWEEAEKAKYLARFKREEMKIQAWENHQKAQTEAEMRKVEVEIERIRGRAHSKLMNKLAAARHKAQEKRAAAEAKRNQQAAKTEQQAEYIRRTGRIPSTFSCWGWCS is encoded by the exons ATGCTATCACAGACCACTTCTATGGATTACGAAAGGATCCAAAAGCCTCAG gttggtggtggtgggggaTTTTCACCTGGGAAGTTGAGGACTATGCTACTTGGGgtagagaagaagaggaaggagcaGGAAGACTCTGTATCTACTTTCAATTTGAGATCTCAAGCTTCTGTGTTTGAAGTCACTG GTGGTGCTGATAACTGCAAAGATGTAGATGTTGTGAGTGTTCATCCTGAATGCTCAACTTCAACTGCTGCTGATTTATCAGGCCCAGAGATGATGAGTGACCGCAGGTTTAAGGACAATGCATTAGGCAATTTCAGAGCTAGGAATCAAGAAGACCCGTCGTTAGATTATGATAGTGGACATGATGCAATGAATGTGTCGGCATCCATCTTTGAGTTTCAGAAGGCAGAAAGGGGCACACAAAGACTGCCTCTTGCACCTTTCTCCAAACCAGCTCCATCCAAATGGGATGATGCTCAGAAGTGGATAGCAAGTCCAACTTGGAGCAGGCCGAAGAGTGGGCAAGCAGTTGGACTGCGAAAGGCGGGTACCCTTGGTAATGGGAGTCGCCAACCTACGACAAAGGTTGTTGTTGAAGTTCCAGATCCAAAAGTAGCTAACTTTGACGAGCCGGATACGAAACGGATTGACACAAATCAAGCTAAGATGGAAAGTGCGGGGCAGAAGTTTGTTAGCTGGGAGGCTGACCCATACCACAGTGCTGATTCCTATGGCAAGCCTGTGCTCATGATCGAAAATTCTGTTGGAGAGTCAGCAA tCAATCTTAGCCGGCTTGATTCTTCTGGAGCTTTCCATGGCACAACAACATTTATTCCTCCCCCTTCAACGGCAAGGTCTGTGTCAATGAGAGATATGGGTACAGAGATGACACCAATTGCTAGCCAGGAACCTTCCAGGACTGGAACTCCAGTGGGGGCAACAACACCAATTCGTAGTCCAACTAATTCAAGGCCATCTACTCCTACCAGAGCCACACAAGCTTCATCTCTGATTGCTCCATTTATTGACCACATAGATCCTAACAAGGAGTTGTCTGAGAAGGAGAAAACCAGGAGAGAGATAATGGCTCTTGGGACACAGCTGGGTAAGATGAATATTGCTGCCTGGGCTAGCAAAGAAGAGGATAAAGATGCATCAACATCAGTGAAATCTGCACCAGAAGAACAACTAGCTAACAGTGTTATTGAGACACGTGCAGCAGCATGGGAGGAGGCTGAGAAAGCCAAGTATTTGGCTAG GTTCAAACGTGAAGAGATGAAAATTCAAGCGTGGGAAAATCATCAGAAAGCACAAACAGAAGCAGAGATGAGGAAAGTTGAG GTAGAGATTGAAAGGATAAGGGGACGGGCACACAGTAAGCTAATGAATAAGTTAGCAGCTGCAAGGCATAAGGCTCAAGAAAAGCGAGCAGCAGCTGAGGCCAAGAGAAACCAGCAAGCTGCAAAAACGGAGCAACAAGCAGAGTACATTCGCAGAACTGGCCGAATCCCTTCCACATTTTCTTGTTGGGGTTGGTGCTCTTGA